One Actinomadura viridis genomic region harbors:
- a CDS encoding cold-shock protein, with amino-acid sequence MATGTVKWFNAEKGFGFIEQDGGGADVFAHYSNIAAQGFRELQEGQKVKFDITQGQKGPQAENIVPA; translated from the coding sequence ATGGCCACCGGTACCGTCAAGTGGTTCAACGCCGAAAAGGGCTTCGGCTTCATCGAGCAGGACGGCGGCGGCGCCGACGTCTTCGCGCACTACTCCAACATCGCGGCCCAGGGCTTCCGTGAGCTCCAGGAGGGCCAGAAGGTGAAGTTCGACATCACCCAGGGTCAGAAGGGCCCGCAGGCGGAGAACATCGTCCCCGCTTGA
- a CDS encoding tyrosine-type recombinase/integrase, producing MWPRWQDHGLVFPPRLGTPTEPDNLRRAWSRIREGAGLEIVASTTFGTPVWLLNLRAPPHVVREIVGHSDIEVTVTIYAHAALAENRAALRKPGDAPG from the coding sequence GTGTGGCCGCGCTGGCAGGATCACGGCCTCGTCTTCCCCCCACGCCTGGGTACGCCCACGGAGCCGGACAACCTTCGGCGCGCCTGGAGCCGTATCCGTGAGGGCGCCGGTCTAGAGATCGTGGCTTCCACGACATTCGGCACACCTGTGTGGCTGCTGAACTTGAGGGCCCCGCCGCACGTCGTCCGGGAGATCGTCGGGCACAGCGACATCGAGGTCACGGTGACGATCTACGCTCACGCGGCCCTCGCCGAGAATCGGGCGGCGCTGCGAAAGCCGGGGGATGCCCCCGGCTGA
- a CDS encoding HEAT repeat domain-containing protein, whose product MTLPGLDRVGWSTLRHAYGSAGDVPELLRRIADDQDASDALFHLRNNIYHQGGFVCSAATAALPFLVLLAGAAEVTVRREVVELLGDLAGQAVLAAPRHVDPGWRPAWRAALPGLLALRDDADVEVRRSLARALSEAAADADAVVTALCDRYSREEDPAVRIGIILAVGELTARCSAEVLPETAIWLRGLRAHADPQIRLAAVVALDQAIVAQRLGTDLDTLIEAMGDDGIGVWRDVPWVGATPAWLTEHYGGSAARLVGWVDGRLGDDATTRTEVCRAFLGHRDADRRVGAVQAAAEVFSTWRSSGERLLPDLAERTADPAGAVRAYATHVLAAAGEETDGYRDLLAARLSDDRRLSRHGDKRISDVAAWGLAWRHDPRCLPHLLARLGDRELGYGTAIVHGYPSYMTSLPAVQEVLAPLREHAGVLLPVIRERLRDGGHELRRALAELLEQWGEVSAPAVPELVELLGTETRAQGALALGAIGPAAGPAGPVIERLLRRPSEPSEGWNARVSAVVLPWAYWRITGDPEPALAAIGGMLDEEPDEWGLREHWRCLSDLGTHAAVHIDRIRGHIGRQSEWEQVLAAHALYRITGDPKPAVRVLCRVVWPFASGERRPVAWAALRCLTEMGAAAKPSHWVLRDVLSSDRRYSTDGGWRRFAEDRELRELATDILRFAEV is encoded by the coding sequence ATGACCCTCCCCGGACTCGACCGGGTCGGATGGTCCACTCTCCGGCATGCCTACGGATCGGCCGGTGACGTACCTGAACTGTTGCGGCGGATCGCCGATGACCAGGACGCCTCCGACGCGCTCTTCCATCTGAGGAACAACATCTACCACCAGGGCGGTTTCGTGTGCTCCGCCGCCACGGCGGCCCTGCCGTTTCTGGTCCTGCTGGCCGGGGCGGCCGAGGTCACCGTGCGGCGGGAGGTCGTGGAACTGCTCGGAGATCTGGCTGGGCAGGCCGTCCTCGCGGCGCCTCGGCATGTCGACCCCGGCTGGCGGCCGGCCTGGCGGGCGGCGCTGCCAGGTCTGCTGGCACTTCGTGACGATGCCGATGTCGAGGTGCGCCGTAGCCTGGCACGAGCGCTCTCAGAGGCCGCCGCGGACGCGGATGCGGTGGTCACCGCACTCTGCGACCGGTACTCCCGTGAGGAGGATCCGGCGGTACGGATCGGGATCATCCTGGCCGTCGGGGAGCTCACGGCCAGGTGTTCGGCCGAGGTCCTGCCCGAGACGGCGATCTGGCTGCGGGGGCTGCGCGCACATGCCGACCCGCAGATCCGGCTGGCCGCGGTGGTCGCGCTGGACCAGGCGATCGTCGCCCAGCGGTTGGGTACGGATCTGGACACGCTCATCGAGGCCATGGGCGATGATGGGATCGGGGTCTGGCGGGACGTGCCATGGGTCGGCGCGACGCCGGCTTGGCTGACCGAGCACTATGGCGGGAGCGCCGCCCGGTTGGTCGGTTGGGTGGACGGGCGGCTCGGTGACGACGCGACCACGCGTACCGAGGTGTGCCGGGCTTTCCTCGGCCACCGGGACGCCGACCGGCGGGTCGGCGCGGTACAGGCGGCGGCCGAAGTCTTCAGCACCTGGCGGTCTTCTGGCGAGCGGCTGCTTCCTGATCTGGCGGAGCGGACGGCGGACCCGGCGGGCGCCGTCCGCGCCTATGCGACCCACGTGCTCGCCGCCGCCGGCGAGGAGACGGACGGGTACCGTGACCTGCTCGCCGCGCGGCTGTCCGACGACCGGCGGCTGTCCCGGCACGGCGACAAGCGGATCAGCGATGTCGCGGCCTGGGGGCTGGCCTGGCGCCACGACCCGCGGTGCCTGCCGCACCTGCTGGCCAGGCTCGGCGACCGCGAGCTCGGTTACGGCACTGCCATCGTGCACGGTTACCCGTCGTACATGACGAGCCTGCCGGCCGTACAGGAGGTGCTCGCACCTCTTCGCGAGCATGCGGGCGTGCTGCTTCCGGTGATCCGCGAGCGGCTACGTGACGGCGGCCATGAACTCCGCCGCGCCCTCGCCGAGCTGCTGGAGCAGTGGGGTGAGGTCTCGGCGCCCGCCGTTCCTGAGCTGGTGGAACTTCTCGGTACGGAGACGCGAGCACAGGGAGCCCTCGCACTCGGAGCCATCGGTCCCGCCGCCGGCCCCGCCGGGCCGGTCATCGAGCGGCTGCTGCGGCGGCCATCCGAACCGTCCGAGGGGTGGAACGCGCGCGTGTCCGCCGTCGTGCTGCCGTGGGCGTACTGGCGGATCACCGGCGATCCCGAGCCCGCACTCGCCGCGATCGGCGGCATGCTCGACGAGGAACCCGACGAGTGGGGCTTGCGAGAGCACTGGCGCTGCCTCTCCGACCTCGGTACGCACGCCGCGGTCCACATCGACCGGATCCGCGGCCACATCGGCCGGCAGAGCGAATGGGAGCAGGTCCTCGCCGCTCATGCGTTGTACCGGATCACGGGCGATCCCAAGCCCGCCGTCCGGGTGCTCTGCCGAGTGGTCTGGCCGTTCGCGTCGGGCGAGAGGCGCCCGGTGGCGTGGGCGGCGTTGCGCTGTCTTACCGAGATGGGGGCCGCGGCGAAGCCCTCCCACTGGGTGCTGCGCGACGTCCTCAGCTCCGACCGCCGGTACAGCACCGACGGCGGCTGGCGCAGGTTCGCCGAGGACCGGGAGCTGCGTGAGCTGGCGACCGACATCCTGAGGTTCGCCGAGGTGTAG
- a CDS encoding carbon-nitrogen hydrolase family protein, whose translation MGRRLRLAVAQSTVPEDPTDSESLRASSEEIRTLMRAASDAGARLVQFPEGAITYPSKHVLSSGPHGTLAASDWSRVDWDVLRAEAESVADLAGELGLWVAFGAPHPLTPPHRPHNSLYIVSDEGVLVSRYDKRYLSHTEVSYMFTPGTAPLVFEVDGIRFGTALCIEVNFPEVFHEYEQLGVDCVLVSLMIDAAAPAVVAQAYATLYNYWVGYSIPAQFGATAPAAIFAPGGRRLASCNGDSRPGLAIADIDLDAQDPDIDVALRLARPWRRTARAGLYDSHVVLGDGRSDTRTEF comes from the coding sequence ATGGGCAGGAGATTGCGGCTGGCGGTCGCGCAGAGCACAGTCCCGGAGGATCCCACCGACTCGGAGAGTCTGCGGGCGAGCAGTGAAGAGATCCGTACGTTGATGCGTGCGGCCAGTGATGCAGGTGCGAGGTTGGTGCAGTTCCCCGAGGGGGCCATCACCTATCCCAGCAAGCACGTGTTGTCATCCGGTCCACACGGAACACTCGCCGCCTCGGACTGGAGTCGGGTCGACTGGGACGTCTTACGCGCCGAAGCGGAGTCGGTGGCCGACCTGGCTGGAGAACTGGGCCTATGGGTGGCGTTCGGGGCGCCACATCCGTTGACGCCTCCGCATCGGCCACACAACAGCCTGTACATCGTCTCGGACGAAGGTGTGCTTGTCTCCCGCTACGACAAGCGGTACCTGTCGCACACCGAGGTCTCGTACATGTTCACCCCGGGCACGGCGCCCCTGGTTTTCGAGGTCGACGGCATCCGGTTCGGTACCGCGCTGTGTATCGAGGTCAACTTCCCGGAGGTCTTCCACGAGTACGAGCAGCTGGGCGTGGACTGCGTCCTGGTTTCGTTGATGATCGACGCTGCCGCACCCGCAGTTGTCGCGCAGGCGTACGCGACCCTCTACAACTACTGGGTGGGCTACTCCATCCCAGCTCAGTTCGGGGCAACCGCTCCCGCCGCGATCTTTGCACCTGGCGGACGACGGCTGGCAAGCTGCAACGGCGACAGCCGGCCCGGCCTGGCGATTGCAGACATCGACCTCGATGCGCAGGATCCCGATATCGACGTTGCCCTCCGCCTTGCCCGCCCATGGCGCCGCACTGCACGGGCGGGCCTGTACGACAGCCACGTTGTCCTGGGGGACGGCAGAAGCGACACACGTACTGAGTTCTGA
- a CDS encoding cupin domain-containing protein, whose product MAVTPSRARKFSSAIGEDAVRFGDGILIAPALGKEVGRSMSAYTSFFQMGARADLPAPYAEVWVVLSGALRVGAESDAVTVRAGDFVHVPEQAPGVVEALEDTTMVCVSVPAH is encoded by the coding sequence ATGGCTGTTACGCCCTCGCGGGCCCGCAAGTTCAGCTCGGCGATCGGCGAGGACGCCGTCCGCTTCGGCGACGGGATCCTCATCGCGCCCGCTCTCGGCAAAGAGGTCGGCAGGTCGATGAGCGCCTACACGTCGTTCTTCCAGATGGGGGCACGCGCCGACCTGCCTGCCCCCTATGCGGAGGTCTGGGTGGTGCTCAGCGGAGCGCTACGAGTGGGTGCCGAGAGCGACGCCGTGACGGTGCGCGCAGGCGACTTCGTGCACGTTCCGGAGCAGGCGCCCGGGGTCGTCGAGGCCCTGGAGGACACCACGATGGTCTGCGTGTCGGTACCCGCTCACTGA